One genomic segment of Aquamicrobium lusatiense includes these proteins:
- the purL gene encoding phosphoribosylformylglycinamidine synthase subunit PurL → MTIPNTVQITPELIAAHGLKPDEYQRILDLIGREPSFTELGIFSAMWNEHCSYKSSKKWLRTLPTTGEVVIQGPGENAGVVDIGDGDCVVFKMESHNHPSYIEPYQGAATGVGGILRDVFTMGARPIAAMNALRFGEPDHPKTRHLVAGVVSGVGGYGNSFGVPTVGGEVNFDARYNGNILVNAFAAGLAKTDGIFLSQAKGVGLPVVYLGAKTGRDGVGGATMASAEFDDSIEEKRPTVQVGDPFTEKCLLEACLELMASGAVIAIQDMGAAGLTCSAVEMGAKGDLGIELDLDKVPVREERMSAYEMMLSESQERMLMVLRPEKEKEAEAIFTKWGLDFAIVGKTTDDLRFRVLHQRQEVANLPIKELGDEAPEYDRPWVEPAKPAALASTDVPQADIADALLKMLGGPDLSSRRWVWEQYDTMIQGNSLQRPGGDAGVVRVEGHVSKALAFSSDVTPRYCEADPYEGGKQAVAECWRNLTATGALPLAATDNLNFGNPERPEIMGQLVHAIKGIGEACRALDFPIVSGNVSLYNETNGQGILPTPTIGGVGLLGDWQKMARIGFAAEGQPVLLVGAPEGWGTHLGQSIYLRDVHGRTDGPPPAVDLAHEKRLGDAVRGLIASGIVTACHDLSDGGLAVGLAEMAMASGIGAEVDAPPAEPVAAFFGEDQGRYLLTLSVLPGTAEWAALLADLEKSGVVVHHIGTTGGAELKLGQARGIPVSELVTTHESWFPGFMGT, encoded by the coding sequence ATGACCATTCCGAACACCGTGCAGATTACCCCCGAGCTCATCGCGGCCCATGGGCTGAAGCCGGATGAATATCAGCGCATTCTGGACCTCATCGGTCGCGAGCCGAGCTTTACGGAACTCGGCATCTTCTCGGCCATGTGGAACGAGCATTGCTCGTACAAATCGTCCAAGAAGTGGCTGCGTACGCTGCCGACCACGGGCGAGGTCGTCATTCAGGGTCCGGGCGAGAACGCCGGCGTGGTGGATATCGGCGACGGCGACTGCGTGGTCTTCAAGATGGAGAGCCACAACCACCCCTCCTACATCGAGCCCTATCAGGGCGCGGCGACGGGCGTGGGCGGCATTCTGCGCGACGTCTTCACCATGGGCGCGCGCCCCATCGCGGCTATGAACGCGCTGCGCTTCGGCGAGCCCGATCATCCGAAGACGCGGCATCTGGTGGCCGGAGTGGTCTCCGGCGTCGGCGGCTACGGCAATTCCTTCGGTGTGCCTACGGTCGGCGGCGAAGTGAATTTCGACGCCCGCTACAACGGCAATATCCTCGTCAACGCCTTCGCGGCCGGCCTTGCGAAGACCGACGGCATCTTCCTGTCGCAGGCCAAGGGCGTCGGCCTGCCGGTCGTCTATCTCGGCGCCAAGACCGGCCGCGACGGCGTCGGCGGCGCGACCATGGCCTCGGCCGAATTCGACGATTCCATTGAGGAAAAGCGTCCCACCGTGCAGGTGGGCGACCCCTTCACCGAAAAGTGCCTGCTGGAGGCCTGTCTGGAGCTCATGGCGTCCGGCGCGGTCATCGCCATTCAGGACATGGGCGCTGCCGGCCTCACCTGCTCGGCCGTCGAGATGGGCGCCAAGGGCGACCTCGGCATCGAGCTCGACCTCGACAAGGTGCCGGTGCGCGAAGAGCGCATGTCGGCCTACGAGATGATGCTGTCGGAGAGCCAGGAGCGCATGCTCATGGTGCTGCGTCCCGAAAAGGAGAAGGAAGCCGAGGCGATCTTCACCAAATGGGGCCTCGACTTCGCCATCGTGGGCAAGACGACCGACGATCTGCGCTTCCGCGTGCTTCATCAGCGCCAGGAAGTCGCCAACCTTCCGATCAAGGAACTGGGCGACGAGGCTCCCGAATATGATCGCCCGTGGGTGGAGCCTGCAAAGCCGGCGGCGCTTGCCTCGACCGATGTGCCGCAGGCCGACATCGCCGATGCACTCCTGAAGATGCTCGGCGGGCCGGACCTGTCCTCGCGGCGCTGGGTGTGGGAGCAGTACGACACCATGATCCAGGGCAACTCCCTGCAACGGCCGGGCGGCGATGCCGGGGTGGTGCGCGTGGAAGGCCACGTGAGCAAGGCGCTCGCCTTCTCCTCGGACGTGACGCCGCGCTATTGCGAGGCCGATCCTTACGAGGGCGGCAAGCAGGCGGTTGCCGAATGCTGGCGCAACCTGACGGCCACCGGGGCGCTGCCGCTTGCCGCCACCGACAACCTCAATTTCGGCAACCCCGAGCGGCCGGAAATCATGGGTCAGCTCGTCCACGCCATCAAGGGCATCGGCGAGGCCTGCCGTGCGCTCGACTTCCCGATCGTTTCCGGCAACGTCTCGCTCTACAACGAGACCAACGGACAAGGCATCCTGCCGACCCCCACCATCGGCGGCGTCGGCCTGCTGGGCGACTGGCAGAAGATGGCCCGCATCGGCTTCGCGGCGGAAGGCCAGCCGGTCCTGCTCGTCGGTGCGCCGGAAGGCTGGGGCACGCATCTGGGACAGTCGATCTATCTGCGTGACGTGCATGGCCGCACGGATGGGCCGCCGCCGGCGGTCGATCTCGCCCATGAAAAGCGCTTGGGCGACGCTGTGCGCGGCCTGATCGCCTCCGGCATAGTCACCGCCTGCCACGACCTTTCCGATGGCGGCCTTGCCGTCGGGCTCGCGGAAATGGCGATGGCGTCGGGCATCGGGGCAGAGGTGGATGCGCCGCCGGCCGAGCCGGTTGCCGCCTTCTTCGGCGAGGATCAGGGTCGCTACCTGCTGACGCTTTCGGTCCTGCCGGGCACCGCCGAATGGGCCGCTCTGCTCGCCGATCTTGAGAAGAGCGGCGTGGTTGTCCACCACATCGGCACCACCGGGGGCGCCGAATTGAAACTTGGGCAGGCGCGTGGCATACCGGTCAGTGAACTGGTGACCACGCACGAATCGTGGTTCCCGGGCTTCATGGGTACCTGA
- the purQ gene encoding phosphoribosylformylglycinamidine synthase subunit PurQ — protein MKSAVVLLPGLNRDRDMIAALTKISGKPPVTVWETDTTIPDVDLIVIPGGFSYGDYLRCGAIAARMPALRAVAEAAARGVMVIGVCNGFQILVEAGLLPGALMRNTSLKFVCREVKLQVANANTSFTRNYQAGQIIRCPVAHHDGNFFADAETLARLEGQGQVVFRYAEGTNPNGSVNDIAGIVSDKGNVLGMMPHPENLIEAAHGGTDGRGLFESALGIAA, from the coding sequence GTGAAGTCAGCCGTCGTCCTCCTCCCCGGCCTCAACCGCGACCGCGACATGATCGCGGCGCTGACGAAGATTTCCGGCAAGCCGCCGGTGACCGTCTGGGAAACCGACACGACCATTCCCGATGTCGATCTCATCGTCATTCCCGGCGGTTTTTCCTATGGCGACTATCTGCGCTGCGGTGCGATCGCCGCGCGCATGCCGGCCCTTCGCGCCGTGGCGGAAGCCGCTGCCCGGGGCGTGATGGTTATCGGCGTCTGCAACGGTTTCCAGATTCTCGTGGAAGCCGGCCTGCTGCCCGGCGCGCTGATGCGCAACACCTCGCTGAAGTTCGTCTGCCGTGAAGTGAAGCTTCAGGTGGCCAACGCCAACACCTCTTTCACGCGCAACTATCAGGCCGGCCAGATCATCCGCTGCCCTGTCGCGCACCACGACGGCAACTTTTTCGCCGACGCAGAGACGCTGGCCAGACTGGAAGGTCAAGGGCAAGTCGTGTTCCGCTATGCGGAGGGCACCAATCCCAATGGTTCCGTCAACGACATAGCGGGCATCGTCAGCGACAAGGGCAACGTGCTTGGCATGATGCCGCATCCGGAAAATCTGATTGAAGCAGCGCATGGCGGGACCGATGGCCGTGGCTTGTTTGAAAGTGCGCTGGGCATAGCGGCCTGA
- the purS gene encoding phosphoribosylformylglycinamidine synthase subunit PurS, whose translation MIKARVIVTLKNGVLDPQGKAIEHALGGLGFDSVGPVRQGKVFDVELTHGDKAKAEADLKAMCEKLLANTVIENYAVEIA comes from the coding sequence GTGATCAAGGCCCGCGTTATCGTAACTCTCAAGAACGGCGTGCTCGACCCGCAGGGCAAGGCCATCGAGCATGCGCTCGGCGGACTGGGCTTCGACAGCGTTGGTCCCGTGCGTCAGGGCAAGGTGTTCGATGTCGAGCTTACCCATGGCGACAAGGCAAAAGCCGAAGCCGACCTCAAGGCCATGTGCGAGAAGCTTCTGGCCAATACCGTGATCGAAAACTACGCGGTGGAGATCGCCTGA
- the purC gene encoding phosphoribosylaminoimidazolesuccinocarboxamide synthase, protein MKSRRRIYEGKAKILYEGPEPGTLIQFFKDDATAFNAKKHEVVDGKGVLNNRISEHIFTHLNRMGIPTHFIRRLNMREQLIKEVEIIPLEVVVRNVAAGSLAKRLGIDEGTVLPRSIIEFYYKADALDDPMVSEEHITAFGWASPQEIDDIMALAIRVNDFLSGLFLGVGIQLVDFKMECGRLFEGDMMRIVVADEISPDSCRLWDVATQDKLDKDRFRRDMGGLVEAYQEVARRLGIMNENEPPRPAGPVLVSSGLPKGTKPH, encoded by the coding sequence ATGAAGTCACGCCGCCGCATCTATGAAGGCAAGGCCAAGATTCTCTATGAAGGACCTGAGCCTGGCACCCTGATCCAGTTCTTCAAGGACGACGCCACCGCCTTCAACGCCAAGAAGCACGAAGTTGTGGATGGCAAGGGTGTGCTCAACAACCGCATTTCCGAGCACATCTTCACCCATCTGAACCGCATGGGCATCCCGACCCATTTTATCCGCCGGCTGAACATGCGTGAACAGCTCATCAAGGAAGTGGAGATCATCCCCCTTGAAGTGGTGGTGCGCAACGTTGCCGCCGGCTCGCTGGCCAAGCGCCTCGGCATCGATGAAGGCACTGTGCTGCCGCGCTCGATCATCGAGTTCTACTACAAGGCCGATGCGCTGGACGACCCGATGGTCTCGGAAGAGCACATCACCGCTTTCGGGTGGGCAAGCCCGCAGGAAATCGACGACATCATGGCGCTCGCCATCCGCGTCAACGACTTCCTCTCCGGCCTGTTCCTCGGCGTCGGCATCCAGCTCGTCGACTTCAAGATGGAATGCGGACGTCTGTTCGAGGGCGACATGATGCGTATCGTCGTCGCTGACGAGATTTCGCCGGACTCCTGCCGACTGTGGGATGTCGCCACTCAGGACAAGCTCGACAAGGACCGTTTCCGCCGCGACATGGGCGGCCTCGTCGAAGCCTATCAGGAAGTGGCCCGCCGCCTCGGCATCATGAACGAGAACGAACCGCCGCGCCCCGCCGGCCCGGTGCTTGTTTCATCCGGTTTGCCCAAGGGCACAAAACCGCATTGA
- a CDS encoding DUF1476 domain-containing protein, which translates to MTNMKDRQEGFERKFALDEEQKFRAIARRNKLLGLWAAEKLGKSGADAEAYATEVVQADFEEAGDEDVFRKVRKDFDAAGVAQSDHQIRRTMEELLATAAEQVKNG; encoded by the coding sequence ATGACCAATATGAAGGACCGTCAGGAGGGCTTCGAGCGCAAGTTCGCGCTGGACGAAGAGCAGAAATTCCGGGCAATCGCCCGCCGCAACAAGCTTCTGGGCCTCTGGGCCGCCGAAAAGCTCGGCAAGAGCGGCGCCGATGCGGAAGCCTACGCCACGGAAGTGGTGCAGGCCGATTTCGAGGAAGCAGGCGACGAGGACGTATTCCGCAAGGTGCGCAAGGATTTCGACGCCGCCGGTGTCGCACAGTCCGACCACCAGATCCGCCGTACCATGGAAGAATTGCTGGCGACTGCCGCCGAGCAGGTCAAGAACGGCTGA
- a CDS encoding HpcH/HpaI aldolase family protein, with the protein MSLKQRLESDAVVFTSWSGVPDALTVEIMAAQGFDAVTLDMQHGGHNEDSVLRCLVPVLSAGKAAIVRVPVGRFDMASRALDFGAEAVIAPMINSVGDARAFAAAMKYPPLGGRSWGPTYAFPRHGQGDHQQWLRTSNERTLSFAMIETREALDALDGILATPGIDAIFLGPGDFSIAWTEGRQVDSTLEAIMETVASVAKRARAAGKHAGIYVTDPAIAGRFVDMGYRLLATGSEHQLIAQGAAGLLSSLKQSVGSR; encoded by the coding sequence ATGTCGCTCAAACAACGCCTTGAATCCGATGCGGTGGTGTTCACAAGCTGGTCCGGCGTGCCTGATGCTCTGACCGTCGAGATCATGGCGGCGCAGGGGTTCGATGCCGTCACGCTCGACATGCAGCATGGCGGCCATAATGAAGACAGCGTTCTGCGCTGCCTCGTTCCGGTTCTCTCCGCGGGAAAGGCTGCAATCGTGCGCGTGCCGGTGGGCCGCTTCGACATGGCCAGCCGTGCGCTCGATTTTGGAGCCGAAGCGGTCATCGCGCCGATGATCAACTCGGTGGGGGATGCGCGGGCATTCGCCGCCGCCATGAAGTACCCACCGCTGGGCGGGCGCTCATGGGGCCCGACCTATGCCTTTCCGCGCCACGGGCAGGGCGATCATCAGCAATGGCTGCGGACGAGCAACGAACGCACGCTGTCCTTCGCCATGATCGAGACGCGCGAGGCGCTGGATGCTCTGGATGGCATTCTGGCCACGCCGGGTATCGACGCCATATTTCTCGGGCCCGGCGATTTCTCGATCGCGTGGACCGAAGGCCGTCAGGTCGACTCGACGCTTGAGGCGATCATGGAAACCGTGGCTTCGGTGGCGAAGCGGGCGAGGGCGGCCGGCAAGCACGCAGGCATCTATGTCACCGATCCGGCAATTGCCGGCCGTTTCGTGGATATGGGCTACCGCCTGCTGGCCACGGGATCGGAGCACCAGCTCATTGCGCAGGGAGCCGCCGGCTTGCTGTCGAGCCTGAAGCAGTCCGTCGGTTCCAGATAG
- a CDS encoding RBBP9/YdeN family alpha/beta hydrolase has product MKVKDAELLIVPGYTNSGPDHWQSRWEARLSSARRVEQAEWSKPVREDWTATLANAVNAAEKPVVLVAHSLGVPTVMHALPLFNKPVAGAFLVAPPDVANPAIRPRHLMTFGPYPRDPLPFPSITIASRNDPYCAFEVAEDIASAWGSLFIDAGESGHINADSGHGPWPEGSMTFAHFMSRL; this is encoded by the coding sequence ATGAAAGTCAAAGACGCAGAACTCCTCATCGTTCCCGGCTACACCAATTCCGGCCCCGATCACTGGCAATCCCGTTGGGAAGCCAGGCTGTCGAGCGCGCGCCGCGTGGAGCAGGCGGAATGGTCGAAACCCGTGCGCGAGGACTGGACGGCGACGCTCGCCAACGCGGTCAACGCGGCTGAAAAGCCGGTCGTGCTTGTCGCCCATTCGCTCGGCGTGCCCACGGTCATGCATGCGCTGCCGCTTTTCAATAAGCCGGTGGCAGGCGCGTTTCTGGTCGCGCCGCCGGATGTCGCCAATCCCGCAATCAGGCCCAGGCATCTGATGACCTTCGGCCCGTATCCCCGCGATCCGCTGCCCTTCCCCTCGATCACGATAGCCAGCCGCAATGATCCTTACTGCGCTTTCGAGGTGGCGGAAGACATCGCCTCGGCCTGGGGCTCGCTGTTCATCGATGCAGGGGAATCCGGCCACATCAATGCCGATTCCGGTCATGGTCCATGGCCGGAAGGATCAATGACCTTTGCCCACTTCATGAGCCGCCTTTAA
- a CDS encoding GNAT family N-acetyltransferase: MSANPSPHLRPARTGDGAAVFEVTRLSVRALARDHYSAEQIEGWMGARTPHYYEQLIAQGRMVVAELEGEIVGFVDAEPGEVTRLFILERVAGYGLGKRLLEIGVENARRDHEGPIRIESTINAEGFYRSQGFRPVGRGFFSHGLGGDPIEIVHMEL; the protein is encoded by the coding sequence ATGAGTGCAAATCCCTCTCCCCATCTGCGTCCCGCCCGTACAGGCGACGGCGCTGCCGTCTTCGAGGTCACCCGGCTTTCCGTACGCGCTCTGGCAAGGGACCACTACTCAGCGGAGCAGATCGAGGGGTGGATGGGCGCACGCACGCCGCACTATTATGAACAGCTCATCGCTCAGGGACGCATGGTCGTTGCCGAACTCGAGGGTGAGATCGTGGGCTTCGTCGATGCCGAACCCGGCGAGGTGACACGCCTGTTCATTCTGGAACGGGTGGCCGGTTACGGGCTCGGCAAGCGTCTTCTGGAGATCGGAGTGGAAAATGCGCGGCGCGACCATGAAGGCCCCATCCGCATTGAATCCACGATCAATGCAGAGGGTTTCTATAGGAGCCAAGGGTTTCGCCCCGTGGGACGAGGGTTTTTCTCACATGGGCTCGGCGGCGATCCGATCGAGATCGTGCATATGGAGCTTTGA
- a CDS encoding VOC family protein: MSGLPFAATTPVSVSRVGLRARDAEALAAYYRTIVGLQELSRDGETITLGAAGRPLLVIESDKSAKPDDPRSAGLFHTAFLLPSRADLGRWINHAIGDKIRIDGASDHIVSEALYLTDPEGNGIEIYADRPHEGWKWQNGQVEMATARMDVEGVIGSVPAGDAGWHGAPENTVVGHVHLRVGDPSQAENWWQKEFGFDTVAHYGDKAVFMSSGGYHHHIAGNIWQSPGAGRRDPGRSGLSWVEMRSSQASAETSREDPWGTLIRTVPGKAA; encoded by the coding sequence ATGAGTGGACTTCCCTTTGCCGCCACGACACCGGTAAGCGTTTCCCGCGTCGGCCTGCGCGCTCGCGATGCCGAAGCGCTGGCCGCCTATTACCGCACGATCGTCGGCCTGCAGGAACTGTCGCGGGACGGAGAGACGATCACGCTCGGTGCCGCTGGCCGGCCTTTGCTGGTGATCGAATCTGACAAGTCAGCAAAACCCGACGATCCGCGTTCGGCGGGCCTGTTCCACACGGCCTTTCTGTTGCCTTCACGCGCCGATCTCGGGCGCTGGATCAACCATGCCATAGGCGACAAGATCAGGATCGACGGCGCCTCCGACCACATCGTGTCCGAGGCCCTCTACCTGACCGATCCGGAAGGCAATGGCATTGAAATCTACGCCGACCGCCCGCATGAGGGCTGGAAATGGCAGAACGGGCAGGTGGAGATGGCCACCGCGCGCATGGATGTCGAGGGCGTCATCGGTTCCGTCCCCGCCGGCGATGCCGGCTGGCACGGCGCGCCTGAAAATACGGTTGTCGGCCATGTCCATCTGCGCGTCGGCGATCCGTCGCAGGCGGAGAACTGGTGGCAGAAGGAGTTCGGGTTCGACACCGTGGCGCACTATGGCGACAAGGCCGTCTTCATGTCGTCCGGCGGCTATCATCACCACATCGCCGGCAACATCTGGCAGAGCCCCGGCGCAGGGCGGCGCGACCCCGGCCGCAGCGGCCTGTCATGGGTGGAGATGCGGTCGTCGCAAGCCTCCGCCGAGACCAGCCGCGAGGATCCTTGGGGCACTCTGATCCGCACCGTTCCCGGCAAGGCGGCGTAA
- a CDS encoding LysE family translocator, whose product MPDPNNLLAFALIALGMVLTPGPNMVYLVSRSISQGRTAGLISLGGVALGFVFYMLCAAFGITALLMAVPYAYDAIRFAGAAYLLWLAWQAFRPGGRSPFQVRDLPKDSPRKLFLMGFLTNLLNPKIAVMYLSLLPQFIDPSNGNLLAQALVLGTTQIAISVIVNAMIAISAGTIALFLVRRPSFAVLQRWVMGTVLAALAVRMATEARR is encoded by the coding sequence ATGCCCGATCCGAACAATCTTCTGGCCTTCGCCCTGATCGCGCTTGGCATGGTTCTCACGCCGGGGCCGAACATGGTCTATCTGGTGTCGCGCTCAATCTCTCAGGGGCGTACGGCCGGGCTCATATCGCTCGGCGGCGTTGCACTCGGCTTCGTGTTCTACATGCTGTGCGCGGCCTTCGGCATCACGGCGCTGCTGATGGCCGTGCCTTACGCTTATGATGCGATCCGGTTCGCCGGAGCCGCCTATCTTCTGTGGCTTGCCTGGCAAGCTTTCCGCCCAGGCGGACGCTCTCCATTTCAGGTGCGGGACCTGCCGAAAGACAGTCCCCGAAAGCTTTTCCTCATGGGATTCCTGACCAACCTGCTCAATCCCAAGATCGCGGTCATGTATCTGTCCTTGCTGCCGCAGTTCATCGATCCGTCAAACGGAAACCTGCTTGCGCAGGCTCTCGTCCTTGGCACGACACAGATTGCCATCAGCGTCATCGTCAATGCGATGATTGCCATATCGGCCGGCACGATCGCGCTCTTTCTCGTGCGGCGCCCGTCCTTCGCCGTTCTCCAGCGCTGGGTTATGGGCACCGTTCTGGCTGCGCTGGCGGTGAGGATGGCCACCGAAGCACGGCGGTAA
- a CDS encoding putative quinol monooxygenase: MLKVIAEDFIKPDRIGIVTPLYAELVEKTRQEPLCIAYDLFVDQKDAGHFVFIEEWPDRAALDAHCRSEHFRRLVPLINRHQRREGTFILMDAFAS, translated from the coding sequence ATGCTCAAGGTTATCGCCGAAGACTTCATCAAGCCGGATCGAATCGGCATCGTCACACCGCTTTATGCAGAGCTGGTGGAAAAGACGCGGCAGGAACCGCTCTGCATCGCTTACGATCTGTTTGTGGACCAGAAGGATGCCGGGCATTTCGTCTTTATCGAAGAGTGGCCGGATCGGGCGGCGCTCGATGCTCATTGCCGCAGCGAACACTTCAGGAGGCTGGTGCCGCTCATCAATCGGCACCAGCGCAGGGAAGGGACGTTCATTCTGATGGATGCGTTCGCGTCCTGA
- the purB gene encoding adenylosuccinate lyase, with the protein MIPRYSRPEMVAIWSPETRFRIWFEIEAHACDALAELGVIPKEAAKTIWEKGGSATFDVERIDEIERVTKHDVIAFLTHLAEFVGPDSRFIHQGMTSSDVLDTCLAVQLTRASDLLLADIDALLEALKRRAFEHKDTVTIGRSHGIHAEPTTFGVKLAEAYAEFSRCRERLVHAREDIATCAISGAVGTFANIDPYVEEHVAKKLGLKPEPVSTQVIPRDRHAMFFATLGVIASSIERVAIEIRHLQRTEVLEAEEYFSPGQKGSSAMPHKRNPVLTENLTGLARMVRSYAFPAMENVALWHERDISHSSVERMIGPDATVTLDFALARLTNVIDKLLVYPENMERNLNRFRGLVHSQRVLLALTQAGVSREDSYRLVQRNAMKVWEQGKDFLEELLADAEVTAALSEAEIREKFDLGYHTKHVDTIFRRVFGKS; encoded by the coding sequence ATGATCCCCCGTTATTCCCGGCCGGAAATGGTCGCCATCTGGTCGCCTGAGACCCGCTTCCGCATCTGGTTCGAGATCGAGGCCCATGCCTGCGACGCGCTGGCCGAGCTTGGCGTGATTCCGAAGGAAGCCGCGAAGACGATCTGGGAAAAGGGCGGCAGCGCCACCTTCGATGTCGAGCGCATCGACGAGATCGAGCGTGTCACCAAGCACGACGTCATCGCCTTCCTCACTCATCTGGCCGAGTTCGTCGGTCCGGATTCGCGCTTCATCCACCAGGGCATGACCTCTTCGGACGTTCTCGACACCTGCCTCGCCGTGCAGCTCACCCGCGCCTCCGACCTGCTGCTGGCCGACATCGACGCGCTGCTGGAAGCTCTCAAGCGCCGCGCCTTCGAGCACAAGGACACCGTCACTATCGGCCGCAGCCATGGCATCCATGCAGAGCCCACCACCTTCGGCGTCAAGCTGGCCGAGGCCTATGCCGAGTTCAGCCGCTGCCGCGAGCGGCTGGTGCACGCGCGCGAGGACATTGCCACCTGCGCCATTTCAGGCGCCGTCGGCACCTTCGCCAACATCGATCCCTATGTGGAAGAGCACGTGGCGAAGAAGCTCGGCCTTAAGCCGGAGCCCGTGTCCACGCAGGTCATCCCGCGCGACCGCCACGCCATGTTCTTTGCTACGCTGGGTGTCATTGCCTCGTCCATCGAGCGCGTCGCCATCGAAATCCGCCACCTCCAGCGCACCGAGGTTCTGGAAGCGGAGGAATATTTCTCGCCGGGCCAGAAGGGCTCGTCGGCCATGCCGCACAAGCGCAATCCGGTTCTGACCGAGAACCTCACCGGCCTTGCCCGCATGGTGCGCTCCTACGCCTTCCCTGCCATGGAGAACGTGGCGCTCTGGCACGAGCGCGACATCTCGCACTCCTCGGTGGAGCGCATGATCGGTCCTGATGCGACCGTGACGCTCGACTTCGCGCTGGCGCGCCTCACCAACGTGATCGACAAGCTGCTGGTCTATCCCGAAAACATGGAGCGCAACCTCAACCGCTTCCGCGGGCTGGTGCATTCGCAGCGCGTGCTGCTGGCGCTGACACAGGCTGGGGTGTCGCGCGAGGATTCCTACCGCCTCGTGCAGCGCAACGCCATGAAGGTGTGGGAGCAGGGCAAGGATTTCCTTGAGGAACTGCTGGCCGACGCGGAAGTCACAGCCGCCCTTTCCGAAGCCGAAATCCGCGAGAAGTTCGACCTCGGCTATCACACCAAGCATGTCGACACGATCTTCAGGCGGGTGTTCGGCAAAAGCTGA
- a CDS encoding DUF2259 domain-containing protein, whose product MAELNILGFSQNGGIFAFEEYGVQDGSGFPYANRYYIDTATDSYVKGSPVRVRIDDESATLQAARDKARDEGEAIVKQAELAANRGYTAGQNAVTELSADPSRMAVNPRPVFPAIDKPLEFRLEAIPFGELEQCHGMGEAQGFRLMRIDATDGGRNQLVHDDESIPQSRGCPTGYSIGAIQTFASEGSVSHYAVLIAVQKIGFEGPDHRWMAVTGKY is encoded by the coding sequence ATGGCAGAGCTGAATATTCTCGGCTTCAGCCAGAATGGAGGCATCTTCGCCTTCGAGGAATATGGGGTGCAGGACGGCTCCGGCTTTCCTTATGCCAACCGCTATTACATCGACACGGCAACCGACAGCTATGTGAAGGGTTCGCCCGTGCGCGTACGCATCGACGACGAGAGCGCGACACTTCAGGCGGCACGCGACAAGGCGCGCGACGAGGGCGAAGCCATCGTCAAACAGGCCGAGCTTGCGGCCAATCGCGGCTACACGGCCGGCCAGAACGCCGTCACCGAGCTTTCGGCCGATCCGTCGCGCATGGCGGTCAATCCGCGTCCCGTCTTCCCGGCCATCGACAAGCCGCTGGAATTTCGTCTGGAGGCCATACCCTTCGGCGAGCTGGAACAGTGCCACGGCATGGGTGAGGCACAGGGCTTCCGCCTCATGCGCATCGACGCCACCGATGGCGGCAGGAACCAGCTTGTGCATGACGACGAGTCGATACCGCAAAGCCGTGGCTGCCCGACAGGCTACTCGATCGGCGCAATCCAGACCTTCGCCAGCGAGGGCAGCGTCAGCCACTATGCCGTGCTGATTGCCGTTCAGAAGATCGGCTTCGAGGGCCCCGACCATCGCTGGATGGCAGTTACCGGGAAGTACTGA